The proteins below come from a single Rhodanobacter sp. LX-99 genomic window:
- a CDS encoding RHS repeat-associated core domain-containing protein, producing MGDRSGRWFNCQRIGGLLVLLFSGLLHAGTVTYVYTDPQGTVLAEADANGNITARYDYTPYGTAVASMSPAPNGPGYTGHVNDPDTGLVYMQARYYDPTTGRFLSADPINPVTGNLYNFNRYGYANNNPVNNTDPDGRCVDADFSCGAMARSFAQHPEATKPLVPYAVAGVGVMATASGAGAAVVYVKTAIMVDKVLSESPTPPTTLQKNVAQGKAGEALTRAKYGDHIAGEQVTIKTSDGTRTRTDFVTKDRGVIETKTGGADLSKGQAKLFDDINAGREVTPVGKNATDAGLESGKSTVLKSCTIDRC from the coding sequence ATGGGCGATCGTTCAGGGAGATGGTTCAACTGCCAGCGGATCGGTGGTTTGCTTGTTCTGCTTTTCTCTGGCTTGCTGCACGCTGGCACAGTGACTTACGTCTACACTGACCCGCAGGGCACGGTGCTGGCGGAAGCCGACGCGAACGGCAACATCACGGCAAGATACGACTACACACCGTACGGCACCGCGGTGGCAAGCATGAGCCCGGCACCGAACGGGCCGGGATATACCGGGCATGTGAACGATCCGGATACCGGACTCGTGTATATGCAGGCGCGCTATTACGATCCGACCACGGGACGCTTCCTCAGCGCCGATCCGATCAACCCTGTAACGGGTAACCTGTACAACTTCAACCGGTACGGCTACGCCAACAACAATCCGGTCAACAACACCGATCCGGATGGGCGATGTGTCGATGCCGACTTTAGTTGCGGTGCGATGGCCCGGTCCTTCGCACAGCATCCGGAGGCAACGAAACCGCTGGTTCCCTATGCCGTAGCCGGGGTCGGGGTGATGGCGACAGCTTCCGGTGCGGGTGCAGCGGTCGTTTATGTGAAAACCGCCATAATGGTCGACAAGGTGTTGTCGGAATCTCCCACACCTCCTACTACATTGCAGAAAAATGTGGCACAGGGAAAAGCCGGAGAGGCTTTAACCCGAGCAAAGTATGGTGATCATATTGCTGGTGAACAGGTGACCATCAAAACTTCCGATGGCACCAGAACAAGGACCGACTTCGTCACCAAAGATCGAGGAGTCATTGAAACGAAAACGGGTGGTGCCGACTTGAGTAAGGGTCAGGCAAAGTTGTTTGATGACATCAATGCAGGCCGAGAGGTCACCCCGGTTGGTAAAAACGCGACGGATGCAGGACTTGAGTCAGGGAAATCTACTGTCCTCAAGTCATGCACTATTGACCGCTGCTAG
- a CDS encoding DUF6572 domain-containing protein has product MNKSHTFVVDFVVKGDSPDVMKMVLVEEGDWSDIDDRLRLLQQRMYGCIDAAIDGQLTEQFPEAKGKKIIVSVDFYDAPQNEASEFFERFSKNVFLIPSYGDALKKSEFVKDIAFEANFETLPK; this is encoded by the coding sequence GTGAACAAGTCACACACTTTCGTAGTGGATTTCGTCGTCAAGGGCGACTCCCCGGACGTCATGAAAATGGTTCTTGTCGAGGAGGGAGATTGGTCAGACATTGATGACCGTCTGCGACTTCTCCAGCAGCGGATGTACGGATGCATCGATGCAGCGATTGACGGCCAGCTAACCGAGCAATTTCCTGAAGCCAAAGGGAAGAAGATCATCGTTTCAGTTGACTTCTACGATGCTCCTCAGAACGAGGCCTCTGAGTTCTTCGAGCGATTCTCAAAAAATGTGTTCTTGATTCCGTCTTACGGGGACGCGTTGAAAAAGAGCGAGTTCGTGAAAGACATCGCTTTTGAGGCGAATTTCGAGACATTGCCGAAATAG
- a CDS encoding phosphoribosylaminoimidazolesuccinocarboxamide synthase has protein sequence MPTTLPQSNLPGLELIHRGKVRDVYALSDDRLLMVATDRLSAFDVVMPNPIPGKGEMLTQISNFWFGKTAHLVPNHLLDVPLAEVLPPGTDLKLYEKRAVVTRRLKPVPVEAIARGYLIGSGWKDYQATGSLCGIALPAGLKQAQQLPAPIFTPSTKAAVGDHDQNVSFDAVVDAVGADLANQVRDATLAIYRWAAAYAAERGIIIADTKFEFGTDASGKLYVMDEMLTPDSSRFWPADEYRVGISPPSYDKQFVRDWLETQDWNKTAPGPVIPDEVIARTAAKYAEALQRLAGIRLD, from the coding sequence GTGCCCACCACCCTGCCGCAATCGAACCTGCCCGGCCTTGAGCTGATCCATCGCGGCAAGGTGCGCGATGTCTACGCGTTGTCCGACGATCGGCTGCTGATGGTGGCCACCGACCGGCTTTCGGCGTTCGACGTGGTGATGCCGAACCCGATCCCCGGCAAGGGCGAGATGCTCACCCAGATCTCCAACTTCTGGTTCGGCAAGACCGCGCACCTGGTGCCGAACCACCTGCTCGACGTGCCGCTGGCCGAGGTGCTGCCGCCCGGCACCGACCTCAAGCTGTACGAGAAGCGCGCGGTGGTGACGCGGCGGTTGAAGCCGGTGCCGGTGGAAGCGATCGCGCGCGGCTACCTGATCGGTTCCGGCTGGAAGGATTACCAGGCGACCGGCTCGCTGTGCGGCATCGCGCTGCCGGCTGGCCTCAAGCAGGCGCAGCAGCTGCCCGCGCCGATCTTCACGCCGTCGACCAAGGCCGCGGTGGGCGACCACGACCAGAACGTCAGCTTCGACGCCGTGGTGGACGCGGTGGGCGCCGACCTGGCCAACCAGGTGCGCGACGCCACCCTGGCGATCTACCGCTGGGCCGCTGCCTATGCGGCCGAGCGCGGCATCATCATCGCCGACACCAAGTTCGAGTTCGGCACCGACGCCAGCGGCAAGCTGTACGTGATGGACGAGATGCTGACGCCGGATTCCTCGCGCTTCTGGCCGGCCGACGAATACCGCGTCGGGATCAGCCCGCCCAGCTACGACAAGCAGTTCGTGCGCGACTGGCTGGAGACGCAGGACTGGAACAAGACCGCGCCCGGCCCGGTGATTCCGGACGAGGTGATCGCCCGCACCGCCGCCAAATACGCCGAGGCCCTGCAGCGGCTGGCCGGTATCCGGCTCGACTGA
- a CDS encoding FAD-dependent oxidoreductase: MTTTDPRSAASAPGAQAPADEGAADVTVLGAGVVGMATAYAAARRGLSVRLVDRAAGPALATSFANGAQLSYVYTDALGSPALWKHLPQLLLGLDPVFRMHWLFDPDSLKWGLAFLRNTTASRFRENTLAVLELAMESKSAMDALLQRHRIEFSHSAPGKMHLYHDAGALRRAEAIAAIKQRHGVVQQVLSPREAVAVEPALEGVAGLVGVLHSPQEEVGDPHRFCVELLHVLREQYGVQACFETDVDDLLREPGAVTLTTRDGRRLRSRQLVVCAGVESTRLARKLGIRMPLMPMKGYSFTTRCGLHTPVASITDTTRKLVFCRLGDHLRVAGLAELGVRDTAVDPGRSDLLVALARASLPAAADYDAIESRWAGLRPMTPSSMPIMRRVQDGIVFNVGHGMLGWTLAMGAGERAAALLAHR; the protein is encoded by the coding sequence ATGACGACGACCGATCCACGGTCGGCGGCGTCCGCGCCCGGTGCGCAGGCGCCGGCCGACGAGGGCGCGGCGGACGTCACCGTGCTGGGCGCGGGCGTGGTCGGCATGGCCACCGCCTATGCGGCGGCGCGCCGTGGCCTGTCGGTACGCCTGGTCGATCGTGCGGCCGGCCCCGCGCTGGCCACCTCGTTCGCCAACGGTGCCCAGCTGAGCTATGTCTATACCGACGCGCTGGGCAGCCCGGCGCTGTGGAAACATCTGCCGCAGCTTCTGCTGGGTCTCGACCCGGTGTTCCGCATGCATTGGCTGTTCGATCCGGACTCGCTGAAATGGGGGCTGGCGTTTCTGCGCAACACGACGGCGTCGCGCTTTCGCGAGAACACCCTGGCCGTGCTCGAGCTGGCGATGGAATCGAAGTCGGCGATGGATGCGCTGCTGCAGAGGCATCGGATCGAATTCAGCCATTCGGCGCCCGGCAAGATGCACCTGTACCACGACGCCGGCGCGCTGCGCCGGGCAGAGGCGATCGCCGCCATCAAGCAGCGGCACGGCGTGGTGCAGCAGGTGCTGTCGCCGCGCGAGGCGGTGGCGGTCGAGCCGGCGCTGGAAGGTGTGGCGGGCCTGGTCGGCGTGCTGCATTCGCCGCAGGAGGAGGTGGGCGATCCGCATCGTTTCTGCGTCGAACTGCTGCACGTGCTGCGCGAGCAATACGGCGTGCAGGCGTGTTTCGAAACCGATGTCGACGATCTGCTGCGCGAGCCGGGTGCGGTCACGCTGACCACCCGCGACGGTCGCCGCCTGCGTTCGCGGCAACTGGTGGTGTGCGCGGGAGTGGAGTCGACGCGGCTGGCGCGCAAGCTCGGCATCCGCATGCCGCTGATGCCGATGAAGGGGTACTCCTTCACCACCCGCTGTGGCTTGCACACGCCGGTCGCCAGCATCACCGACACCACGCGCAAGCTGGTGTTCTGCCGCCTCGGCGATCACCTGCGGGTGGCCGGCCTGGCCGAACTGGGCGTGCGCGATACCGCGGTGGATCCCGGGCGCAGCGATCTGCTGGTGGCCCTGGCGCGCGCATCGCTGCCTGCCGCCGCGGACTATGACGCCATCGAAAGCCGCTGGGCCGGCTTGCGCCCGATGACGCCGTCGTCGATGCCGATCATGCGCCGGGTGCAGGACGGCATCGTGTTCAACGTCGGCCACGGCATGCTGGGCTGGACGCTCGCCATGGGCGCGGGCGAGCGGGCGGCCGCGTTGCTGGCGCACCGCTGA
- a CDS encoding c-type cytochrome gives MRIPLTAALCLLAALPICAQTPAPPARLGLCAACHGASGHAGMPGVPHLAGQRLDYLRDALKQYRDGRRNVPVMRAAIGPVSDVELDALARWYSAQSPQPQGQP, from the coding sequence ATGCGAATTCCATTGACCGCGGCGCTCTGCCTGCTCGCCGCCCTCCCCATCTGCGCGCAAACGCCGGCGCCGCCCGCGCGGCTGGGTCTGTGCGCCGCCTGCCACGGCGCCAGCGGCCATGCCGGCATGCCGGGCGTGCCGCACCTGGCCGGGCAGCGGCTGGACTACCTGCGCGACGCGCTGAAGCAGTACCGCGACGGCCGCCGCAACGTGCCGGTGATGCGCGCCGCGATCGGCCCGGTCAGCGACGTCGAACTCGACGCGCTGGCGCGCTGGTACAGCGCGCAGTCGCCGCAGCCGCAGGGACAGCCATGA
- the djlA gene encoding co-chaperone DjlA — translation MSFTYTLWFAFFGLLIGHMPGAITGAVLGFIFDNMRYSQRKRATPEAGGFVGPLFTLLGAVAKSDGRVSEQEIAIAERLMTRMNLDAEQRKQAVASFNVGKQPEFDVTQTITALRNWVGLRRDHGFPVLDVVIETVLAEGNPPPEKMAILRQLAFALRISDMELMALMAMKGYAWNAAAGGSRGYGHAYGTGGGYVPPQRAPQGPDPYAVLGIDRNADDRAVKRAYRKLISEHHPDRLGDLPEDMRKRAESRASDINAAYDRIKEMRGFK, via the coding sequence ATGAGTTTTACCTACACGTTGTGGTTCGCGTTCTTCGGTCTGCTCATCGGCCACATGCCCGGCGCCATCACCGGCGCGGTGCTGGGCTTCATCTTCGACAACATGCGCTACAGCCAGCGCAAGCGCGCCACCCCGGAGGCCGGCGGCTTCGTCGGCCCGCTGTTCACCCTGCTCGGCGCGGTGGCGAAGTCCGATGGCCGCGTGTCGGAGCAGGAGATCGCGATCGCCGAACGCCTGATGACGCGGATGAACCTCGACGCCGAACAGCGCAAGCAGGCGGTGGCCAGCTTCAACGTCGGCAAGCAGCCGGAATTCGACGTCACCCAGACCATCACCGCATTGCGCAACTGGGTCGGCCTGCGCCGCGACCACGGGTTCCCGGTGCTCGACGTGGTGATCGAGACCGTGCTGGCCGAGGGCAACCCGCCGCCGGAGAAGATGGCGATCCTGCGCCAGCTGGCGTTCGCGCTGCGGATCAGCGACATGGAGCTGATGGCGCTGATGGCGATGAAGGGCTACGCGTGGAACGCTGCTGCCGGCGGGTCGCGCGGCTACGGCCACGCCTACGGCACCGGCGGCGGCTATGTGCCGCCGCAGCGCGCGCCGCAGGGACCGGACCCGTACGCGGTGCTCGGCATCGACCGCAACGCGGACGACCGCGCGGTGAAACGCGCCTACCGCAAGCTGATCTCCGAACACCACCCCGACCGCCTCGGCGACCTGCCCGAAGACATGCGCAAGCGCGCCGAGTCGCGCGCCAGCGATATCAATGCCGCGTACGACCGGATCAAGGAAATGCGCGGCTTCAAGTGA
- a CDS encoding beta-agarase, producing MKRIVFAGCLSLLVLGGCHADASVASIDLAATTAPVTLDHVRRDGAPQPVAGFTLQRYTFEAAAAPALTVTPARTWPAGDELHVQVQNAMPWAVTLTVDIDGASPDQHLHAQVGLPAGPAQTLVIPLHAASPRAMGMQAAPPMPFDDHGRAILLATTVEGTLDPRAVRALRFGVPAPQAAQTLLLGRVEAVSGQDLQRAAYSGIVDRYGQASRARWSEKIDSDAALRAAHVREQAALKQAKPASVGQDAYGGRLDVQSLAKTGWFHTQKQGGRWHLVTPDGHAFFSLGVNAVTADGGRSYVEGREFMFKDLPPDSGEWAAFYGSGDNRNRDQGASQGIGHNHGRWFDFYAANLYRVDGKNWLAAWRTRTLDRLQAWGFNTVGNWSDDALGQARRLPYTRSINIAGDYANVASGYDYWGRMPDPFDPRFVQAAERAVIRASAGVRNDPWLLGYFADNELAWAGSGPQGRWGLALGTLAGDAKSPAKQAFIAMLRQQYTAPETLAAAWGIALTSWDALDAAGFAAPAPNEAHPAIARDYSAWLRRYADTYFRTVAEAIHRYDPQHLFLGGRFAVNTHEAVTACAQYCDVVSFNVYADLPQHGFDATAMHALDKPALISEFHFGSDDRGPFGKGVVPVWSEQQRGEAYARFVAAAAANPDIVGAHWFQYTDQPVTGRLLDGENSHIGLVGTTDIPFGGFVDAVRGANVRAAHPRE from the coding sequence ATGAAACGGATCGTCTTCGCCGGTTGCCTCAGTCTGCTGGTGTTGGGTGGCTGTCATGCGGATGCGTCGGTGGCGTCGATCGACCTGGCCGCGACGACGGCGCCTGTCACGCTGGACCACGTGCGCCGCGATGGCGCGCCGCAGCCGGTCGCGGGTTTCACCTTGCAGCGCTACACCTTCGAAGCGGCCGCCGCGCCGGCGCTGACAGTGACACCGGCGCGCACCTGGCCCGCTGGCGACGAGCTGCACGTGCAGGTGCAGAACGCGATGCCGTGGGCGGTCACGCTGACCGTCGACATCGACGGTGCGAGCCCGGATCAGCACCTGCACGCGCAAGTCGGCCTGCCTGCCGGACCGGCGCAGACGCTGGTGATCCCCCTGCACGCGGCGAGTCCGCGCGCCATGGGCATGCAGGCCGCGCCGCCGATGCCGTTCGACGACCACGGCCGGGCCATCCTGCTCGCCACCACGGTGGAAGGCACGCTCGATCCGCGTGCAGTGCGCGCGCTGCGGTTCGGCGTGCCGGCGCCGCAGGCTGCGCAGACCTTGCTGCTGGGACGCGTCGAGGCAGTGTCGGGCCAGGACCTGCAACGGGCTGCCTACAGCGGCATCGTCGACCGTTACGGCCAGGCCAGCCGCGCCCGCTGGTCGGAGAAAATCGATTCCGATGCGGCCTTGCGCGCCGCGCACGTGCGCGAACAAGCCGCGCTCAAGCAGGCGAAGCCAGCATCGGTGGGGCAGGACGCATACGGCGGGCGTCTGGACGTCCAAAGCCTCGCCAAAACCGGCTGGTTCCATACGCAGAAGCAGGGTGGCCGCTGGCATCTGGTGACACCCGACGGCCACGCGTTCTTCTCGCTCGGCGTCAACGCCGTGACGGCCGACGGCGGGCGCAGCTATGTCGAAGGCCGCGAGTTCATGTTCAAGGACCTGCCGCCGGACAGCGGCGAGTGGGCCGCGTTTTATGGCAGTGGCGACAATCGCAACAGGGACCAGGGCGCCAGCCAGGGCATCGGCCACAACCACGGCCGCTGGTTCGATTTCTACGCGGCGAACCTGTATCGCGTCGATGGCAAGAACTGGCTGGCCGCGTGGCGCACGCGCACGCTGGATCGGCTGCAGGCGTGGGGCTTCAACACCGTCGGCAACTGGAGCGACGATGCGCTGGGCCAGGCACGCCGGCTGCCGTACACGCGCTCGATCAACATTGCCGGCGACTACGCCAACGTCGCCAGCGGCTACGACTACTGGGGCCGCATGCCCGATCCGTTCGACCCGCGTTTCGTGCAGGCCGCCGAGCGGGCAGTGATCAGGGCGAGCGCCGGCGTGCGCAACGATCCCTGGCTGCTCGGCTACTTCGCCGACAACGAACTGGCCTGGGCCGGCAGCGGCCCGCAAGGCCGCTGGGGCCTTGCGCTCGGCACGCTGGCCGGCGACGCGAAGAGCCCGGCCAAGCAGGCTTTCATCGCGATGCTGCGCCAGCAGTACACGGCGCCGGAAACGCTGGCCGCGGCATGGGGCATCGCGCTCACTTCATGGGACGCGCTCGACGCCGCCGGCTTCGCCGCACCCGCGCCGAACGAAGCGCATCCGGCGATCGCACGCGACTACAGCGCCTGGCTGCGCCGCTACGCCGACACCTATTTCCGCACGGTGGCGGAAGCCATCCACCGGTACGACCCGCAGCACCTGTTCCTCGGCGGCCGCTTCGCCGTGAACACGCACGAAGCCGTCACCGCCTGCGCCCAGTACTGCGACGTGGTCAGCTTCAACGTCTACGCCGACCTGCCGCAGCATGGTTTCGACGCGACTGCGATGCATGCATTGGACAAGCCGGCGCTGATCAGCGAATTCCACTTTGGCTCCGATGATCGCGGCCCGTTCGGCAAGGGCGTGGTGCCGGTATGGAGCGAACAGCAGCGCGGCGAGGCGTATGCGCGCTTCGTCGCCGCTGCTGCCGCCAACCCCGATATCGTCGGCGCACACTGGTTCCAGTACACCGACCAACCCGTGACCGGCCGCCTGCTCGACGGCGAGAACAGCCATATCGGGCTGGTGGGGACCACCGATATTCCGTTTGGCGGGTTTGTCGACGCCGTGCGGGGGGCGAATGTAAGGGCTGCGCATCCGCGTGAATGA
- the rpe gene encoding ribulose-phosphate 3-epimerase — protein MPKQAPIIAPSILAADFARLGEDTAAALAAGADWVHFDVMDNHYVPNLTIGPMVLQSLRKYGITAPVDVHLMVKPVDRIVPDFAKAGASLISFHPEASEHIDRTLGLIKESGCQAGLVFNPATPLDYLDYVMDKLDLILIMSVNPGFGGQKFIPGALEKLRQARARIDASGRAIRLEIDGGVTAQNIGAIAAAGADTFVAGSAIFHAADYATEIAAMRKAIG, from the coding sequence ATGCCCAAGCAAGCCCCGATCATCGCCCCATCCATCCTTGCCGCCGATTTCGCGCGGCTCGGCGAAGACACCGCCGCGGCGCTGGCCGCCGGCGCCGACTGGGTGCACTTCGACGTGATGGACAACCATTACGTGCCGAACCTCACGATCGGGCCGATGGTGCTGCAGTCGCTGCGCAAGTACGGCATCACCGCGCCGGTCGACGTGCACCTGATGGTGAAGCCGGTCGACCGCATCGTGCCGGACTTCGCCAAGGCCGGCGCCAGCCTGATCAGCTTCCATCCGGAGGCGAGCGAGCATATCGACCGCACCTTGGGCCTGATCAAGGAATCGGGCTGCCAGGCCGGGCTGGTGTTCAACCCGGCCACGCCGCTGGACTACCTCGACTACGTGATGGACAAGCTCGACCTGATCCTGATCATGTCGGTGAACCCGGGCTTCGGCGGGCAGAAGTTCATCCCCGGCGCGCTGGAGAAACTGCGCCAGGCGCGAGCGCGCATCGACGCGAGCGGCCGTGCGATCCGGCTGGAGATCGACGGCGGCGTCACCGCGCAGAACATCGGTGCGATCGCCGCCGCCGGCGCCGACACCTTCGTGGCCGGCTCGGCGATCTTCCACGCAGCGGATTACGCCACCGAGATCGCCGCCATGCGCAAGGCGATCGGCTGA
- a CDS encoding ATP-binding protein, producing MTLRRKLLLVALCTLALPIAGWLYVRQMETLLREGQAQALLASANAVARSLVVTGAMAPASGRGWYVQQAPNPITVDGYGDDWAPLTPWSQPLGARGKLLLAADDDGLYLYADVRATRRTRADADDANALAADHLILSLGNANGRRRYLLASAAPGPLTARPLDPPVDGLPELITAQWQEDGSGYRVELRLPRGLQLHTLGVGVYDAAAGGDRLAADTRPLLSYSDKLSGELVQLVPDRVQARVLAPQGWLLARSGRLNTMPGSDGQPGWFAALVYRSLLATRLEDASLWAQDVPRLDTREVAAAGIGKPVSVWRSGEERGSVVLAAAVPIERAGQVDGVLLLEQASRTVPLLANRALFGLLLTSFGVLLVAGGILLLFATRLSLRLGRLRNAAERAQLNDGRLDGLFERGKFPMTDAPDEIGDLARSFERLFEVVGNYTDYLRTLASKLSHELNTPLAIVKSSLDNLEHALQERAALPAEAQPYLARARDGVARLGALVRAMSESSRMERAIAAAEPEDVDLREVVRGCADAYRPLIGARRLDCMLPDAPLRLHCAPELVAQALDKLLDNALSFTPPDGWLRLTLRGAPDGAEIELANQGPPLPAAMQGRLFDSLVSLRDKATPGDAPHLGLGLYVVRLVAERHGGVASARNLDDGGGVAFSLRLHGMPRQRLSG from the coding sequence ATGACCCTGCGCCGCAAGCTGCTGCTGGTCGCGCTGTGCACGCTGGCGCTGCCGATCGCCGGCTGGCTGTACGTGCGCCAGATGGAAACGCTGCTGCGCGAAGGCCAGGCGCAGGCGCTGCTGGCGTCGGCGAATGCGGTGGCGCGCAGCCTGGTGGTGACCGGCGCGATGGCGCCGGCGTCGGGCCGGGGCTGGTACGTGCAGCAGGCGCCGAATCCGATCACCGTCGATGGCTATGGCGACGACTGGGCGCCGCTGACGCCGTGGAGCCAGCCGCTGGGCGCGCGCGGCAAGCTGCTGCTGGCCGCGGACGACGACGGGCTGTACCTGTACGCTGACGTGCGCGCCACCCGGCGCACGCGCGCCGACGCCGACGACGCGAACGCGCTGGCCGCCGACCACCTGATCCTCTCGCTGGGCAACGCGAACGGCCGGCGCCGCTACCTGCTGGCCAGCGCGGCGCCGGGGCCGCTCACGGCGCGGCCGCTGGATCCACCGGTCGACGGCCTGCCCGAGCTGATCACCGCGCAATGGCAGGAGGACGGCAGCGGCTATCGGGTCGAACTGCGCCTGCCGCGTGGTCTGCAATTGCACACGCTCGGCGTCGGCGTGTACGACGCGGCGGCCGGCGGCGACCGGCTGGCCGCCGATACGCGGCCCTTGCTCAGTTACTCGGACAAGCTTTCCGGCGAGCTGGTGCAGCTGGTGCCCGATCGCGTGCAGGCACGCGTGCTGGCGCCGCAGGGCTGGCTGCTGGCGCGCAGTGGCCGCCTGAACACGATGCCCGGCAGCGATGGCCAGCCGGGCTGGTTCGCCGCGCTGGTCTATCGCTCGCTGCTGGCGACCCGGCTGGAAGATGCGAGCCTGTGGGCGCAGGACGTGCCGCGGCTGGATACCCGCGAAGTCGCCGCGGCGGGCATCGGCAAACCGGTGTCGGTCTGGCGCAGCGGCGAGGAGCGCGGCAGCGTGGTGCTGGCCGCTGCGGTGCCGATCGAGCGTGCCGGCCAGGTCGATGGCGTGCTGCTGCTGGAGCAGGCCAGCCGCACGGTGCCGCTGCTGGCCAACCGCGCGCTGTTCGGCCTGCTGCTGACCAGCTTCGGCGTGCTGCTGGTGGCCGGCGGCATCCTGTTGCTGTTCGCCACCCGGCTCAGCCTGCGGCTGGGCCGCCTGCGCAACGCGGCCGAGCGCGCGCAGCTCAACGATGGACGTCTGGACGGCTTGTTCGAGCGGGGAAAATTCCCGATGACCGACGCGCCGGACGAGATCGGCGACCTGGCGCGCAGCTTCGAGCGGCTGTTCGAGGTGGTCGGCAACTACACCGACTACCTGCGCACGCTGGCCTCGAAACTCTCGCACGAACTCAACACGCCGCTGGCGATCGTGAAGTCGTCGCTGGACAACCTCGAGCATGCGCTGCAGGAACGGGCCGCGCTGCCGGCCGAGGCGCAGCCGTACCTGGCTCGCGCCCGCGACGGCGTGGCCCGGCTCGGTGCGCTGGTGCGCGCGATGAGCGAGTCGAGCCGGATGGAGCGTGCGATCGCCGCGGCCGAACCCGAGGACGTCGACCTGCGCGAAGTGGTACGCGGCTGCGCCGATGCCTACCGCCCGCTGATCGGCGCGCGCCGGCTCGACTGCATGCTGCCCGACGCGCCATTGCGCCTGCACTGCGCGCCCGAGCTGGTCGCGCAGGCGCTGGACAAGCTGCTCGACAACGCGCTGTCGTTCACCCCGCCCGACGGCTGGCTGCGGCTCACCCTGCGCGGCGCGCCGGACGGCGCCGAGATCGAGCTGGCCAACCAGGGCCCGCCGTTGCCCGCGGCGATGCAGGGCCGGCTGTTCGATTCGCTGGTCAGCCTGCGCGACAAGGCCACCCCCGGCGACGCCCCGCACCTGGGCCTGGGCCTCTATGTCGTGCGCCTGGTCGCCGAGCGCCACGGTGGCGTCGCCAGTGCACGCAACCTCGACGACGGCGGCGGCGTGGCGTTCTCGCTGCGCCTGCACGGCATGCCGCGCCAGCGGCTGAGTGGCTGA
- the pdsR gene encoding proteobacterial dedicated sortase system response regulator, with translation MGRSIAIVEDEPLIRANYVEALNRFGYDARGYGSRQEASSAFAMRLPELVIIDIGLGDEPEGGFDLCRELRAKSATLPIIFLTARDSDFDVISGLRLGADDYLSKDTSLHQLAARIAALFRRIESLKVPVSSETVIEHGPLKLESERMRITWNGEEIPLTVTEFWMVHTLIRFPGHVKNRDQLMREAELVVDDATITSHIKRIRKKFIAVAPEFDAIETVHGVGYRWKP, from the coding sequence ATGGGCCGCAGCATAGCCATCGTCGAAGACGAACCGTTGATCCGTGCCAATTACGTCGAGGCGCTGAACCGCTTCGGCTACGACGCGCGCGGCTACGGTTCGCGCCAGGAAGCATCCAGCGCGTTCGCGATGCGCCTGCCCGAACTGGTGATCATCGACATCGGCCTGGGCGACGAGCCGGAGGGCGGCTTCGACCTGTGCCGCGAGCTGCGCGCGAAGTCGGCGACGCTGCCGATCATCTTCCTCACCGCGCGCGACTCGGATTTCGACGTGATCTCCGGCCTGCGCCTGGGTGCCGACGACTACCTCAGCAAGGACACCAGCCTGCACCAGCTGGCCGCGCGCATCGCCGCGCTGTTCCGCCGCATCGAGTCGCTGAAGGTGCCGGTGTCCAGCGAAACGGTGATCGAGCACGGGCCGCTGAAGCTGGAGTCCGAGCGCATGCGGATCACCTGGAACGGCGAGGAGATCCCGCTCACCGTCACCGAGTTCTGGATGGTGCACACGCTGATCCGCTTCCCCGGCCACGTGAAGAACCGCGACCAACTGATGCGCGAGGCGGAACTCGTCGTGGACGACGCCACCATCACCTCGCACATCAAGCGCATCCGCAAGAAGTTCATCGCGGTGGCGCCGGAGTTCGACGCGATCGAGACCGTGCACGGCGTCGGCTACCGGTGGAAACCGTGA
- a CDS encoding Mpo1-like protein, with protein MRTMQDWLDSYSGDHQNPTNQVFHWFCVPPIVWSVIALLWAIPVPVSQLRPGAWAVLVMVLAFYWYWRRSHRLAVGLLIVFALLGLLTNYLYWRLGVAQLCYLAVGVFVVAWIGQFIGHKFEGRKPSFLTDLSYLLIGPAWLMAKLLRKLGFKQVT; from the coding sequence ATGCGCACCATGCAGGACTGGCTCGACAGCTACAGCGGCGACCATCAGAACCCGACCAACCAGGTGTTCCACTGGTTCTGCGTGCCGCCGATCGTGTGGTCGGTGATCGCGCTGCTGTGGGCCATCCCGGTACCCGTCAGCCAGTTGCGCCCCGGCGCCTGGGCGGTGCTGGTGATGGTGCTGGCGTTCTACTGGTACTGGCGGCGTTCGCACCGCCTGGCGGTCGGCCTGCTGATCGTGTTCGCCCTGCTCGGCCTGCTCACCAACTACCTGTACTGGCGACTCGGCGTCGCACAGCTCTGCTACCTGGCGGTCGGCGTGTTCGTGGTCGCCTGGATCGGCCAGTTCATCGGGCACAAGTTCGAGGGACGCAAGCCGAGCTTCCTCACCGACCTTTCCTACCTGCTGATCGGTCCGGCGTGGCTGATGGCCAAGCTGCTGCGCAAACTGGGGTTCAAGCAAGTCACATGA